In Humulus lupulus chromosome 6, drHumLupu1.1, whole genome shotgun sequence, a single genomic region encodes these proteins:
- the LOC133784102 gene encoding uncharacterized protein LOC133784102: MPKLLVPFSDHFLGRVTYRGSSTLNHIKTRFLELGLLERAKESPFKQFFLASEFNFSGVLVHQLLLRKIASNNEDEVHFFLGSKSCRFGMGKFALVTGLDFSAFPSPEELEGRNLSDRLIKEYFNDAEKVKLSQVDHAFKTCTVVEDVYKLGLCLFVEGVLNAIEGKLHIWRDILKIVENVEYFFSYPWGKYSYRRLLHSCKKDMVKQKANYDAKKDAKVQQESKYSMYGYAPALQYWAYEAIQQLAVELVVSSGNMFPRMLSWSHRRNKDFTKSVIAPILLKKNLIVLPMLKPRPAEKDYYLSLTEGDLPLYPGLGQDPSETDEEEDATFEKMAEKVSQAAEAAKIFVDAAPGEEVAGPTPPIPPASAPASTCAPTSAPASAPASTCAPTSAPASVSAPTPTPPPASASAPELADLIGRLDRVEGRQETLLKN; encoded by the exons atgcctaagttgcttgttccgttcagtgatcactttcttggtcgagtgacatatcggggtagtagtactttaaatcacatcaagaccaggtttttggagctcgggctgcttgaaagggctaaggaatccccttttaagcaattctttttggcttcggagtttaatttctccggagtcttggtgcatcaactgttgctgaggaaaatcgccagcaacaacgaagatgaggtgcattttttcttggggtcgaagtcttgtagattcggcatgggaaagtttgccctggtgacggggttggatttcagtgccttcccgtcaccagaagagttggaagggcgtaatctcagcgatcggttgataaaggagtatttcaacgatgctgagaaagtaaagctgtcacaggtggaccatgctttcaagacttgtacggttgtggaagatgtgtacaagcttggtctatgtctgtttgttgagggggttctgaatgccattgagggcaaactgcacatttggcgagatattctaaaaattgttgagaatgtagagtacttcttcagctatccatgggggaagtactcttataggaggctattgcattcttgtaagaaggacatggtgaagcaaaaggccaactatgatgccaagaaggatgccaaggtgcagcaagagtccaaatacagtatgtatggttatgcccccgccttacagtactgggcatatgaggctatccaacagcttgcggtggagcttgttgtgagctcgggaaacatgttcccgaggatgcttagctggtcgcatcggaggaacaaggatttcaccaagtccgtcatcgcaccgatattattgaagaagaat ttaattgttcttccgatgttgaagcctcggccagcagaaaaagactattacttgtctttgactgagggagatcttcccctttatcctgggcttggccaggatccctcggagactgatgaggaggaggatgcgacttttgagaaaatggcagagaaagtttctcaggctgccgaggcagccaagatatttgttgatgctgccccgggggaggaggttgcaggtcccacccctcctattcccccagcctcagccccagcctcaacctgtgccccaacatcagccccagcctcagccccagcatcaacctgtgccccaacatcagccccagcctcagtgtcagccccaacaccaaccccaccaccagcctcagcctcagcccctgagctGGCCGACTTGATTGGgcggttggacagagtcgagggtcgacaggagaccctcttgaagaactag
- the LOC133784101 gene encoding uncharacterized protein LOC133784101 has product MSQPGNSLRGVVFGGNPPAGPRLKRLRESKSSTGVSTKSPATEKEREPSSQVAGANLPVARTGLMHPPPQRSPLAAQDGVIEVGNLAAAAPDVRIPVDPRALEKMPEASRGTVYESASYAVSHYYNIREKELRAIETTSPVRVIESAMDMTLTGMAAAYRGIVRTKAQLEGLEADRQTSLQESQEARDTLAASKAELEKVRSENQELKRSLAASELEKLRSENLELKNSLAASRADLEVAKAEVQTSQDALKDERVVSEQSLQDLFYHCWSHNPDADFSFMPPDLWAFLLPRLQARLNKEAPPSETGEASAAAEQGETATSKGPADGA; this is encoded by the exons atgtctcagcccgggaatagtctgcggggcgttgtgtttggtgggaatcccccagcggggccgaggttaaagaggcttcgcgagtccaagagctcgaccggggtctccaccaaatccccagctacggagaaggagagagagccgtcatcccaggtcgcgggggcgaacctccctgtcgccaggacaggactcatgcatccgccaccccaacgatctccactggccgcccaggacggggtaatagaggtcgggaatctggccgcggcagccccggacgtgcgtatcccggtcgacccccgggctctggagaagatgcccgaagcatcccggggtacggtgtacgagtcggccagctacgccgtcagccactattacaatatcagggagaaggagctccgggccatcgaaacaacgagcccggtccgagttatagagtccgctatggacatgactttaacg ggcatggctgccgcctatagaggcatcgttaggaccaaggcccagctcgagggtttggaagcagatcgccagacttccctccaggagtctcaggaggcgagggacaccttggcggcctcaaaagccgagttagagaaggtccgctcggagaaccaagagcttaaacgctccctggccgcatccgagctagagaagcttcgctccgagaacctagagcttaaaaactccctggccgcatcgcgggcagaccttgaggtggcgaaggccgaagtccagacctcccaggaCGCCCTGAAAGatgagcgggtcgtgtcggagcagtccttacaggacctattctatcactgctggtcccacaatccggacgcggacttctccttcatgccgccggacctctgggcattcctgttgccgcggcttcaagcccgcctgaataaggaggctcctccatcggagactggagaggcctctgccgcggcggagcagggtgagaccgcgacctccaaagggccagctgatggggcttag